One genomic region from Nocardia vinacea encodes:
- a CDS encoding LLM class flavin-dependent oxidoreductase, with protein MPLEETVGESKSLRLGIAPHGLWPGKAGELDDIVETARTAEQLGFDHIVAGSHVLAGDLGVTHEPLIMLSAIAGATSRIGIATSVLILPLYNPVVLAHQTATLDRLSRGRFTLGIGTGWDRAEFDAVGVPFEERGKRTGEHLEVLTSLWRGESEPRIGIAPRTVGGPPVWVGGQSDAALRRAVRFGSAWHGPVADPAELHRIRKRLTELAEASGIERQLRLTSVAFVVPPGFTAISRDPGRLLGGGQPTAASIVDELGVLHEAGLQACSIWLPVPGPAFADAMAWVAREVLPQLG; from the coding sequence ATGCCTTTGGAAGAAACAGTCGGTGAGAGCAAGAGCCTTCGGCTCGGTATCGCACCGCATGGGTTATGGCCCGGGAAGGCCGGCGAACTCGACGATATCGTCGAAACCGCGCGTACCGCAGAGCAATTGGGCTTCGACCACATTGTCGCCGGCAGTCATGTGCTCGCCGGTGACCTGGGTGTCACACATGAGCCGCTGATCATGCTGTCGGCCATCGCGGGTGCGACCTCGCGCATCGGCATCGCGACCAGCGTGCTGATCCTGCCGCTGTACAACCCGGTCGTCTTGGCCCATCAGACCGCGACACTCGACCGACTGTCCCGTGGGCGATTCACGCTCGGCATCGGAACAGGCTGGGACCGTGCCGAATTCGATGCGGTCGGGGTTCCGTTCGAGGAACGCGGCAAGCGCACGGGCGAGCATCTGGAAGTACTGACATCGTTGTGGCGGGGTGAGTCCGAGCCGCGAATCGGTATCGCGCCGCGCACTGTCGGTGGACCGCCGGTGTGGGTCGGCGGGCAGAGCGATGCCGCACTGCGCAGAGCCGTGCGCTTCGGCAGCGCATGGCACGGTCCGGTCGCCGATCCCGCCGAACTGCACCGAATCCGCAAACGTCTCACCGAACTCGCCGAAGCATCCGGTATCGAGCGGCAGCTGCGACTGACCTCGGTGGCCTTCGTGGTCCCACCCGGATTCACCGCCATCAGCCGTGATCCGGGGCGGCTGCTCGGTGGCGGGCAGCCAACGGCCGCAAGCATTGTCGATGAACTCGGGGTCCTGCACGAGGCCGGACTCCAGGCCTGCTCGATCTGGCTGCCGGTACCCGGTCCCGCATTCGCGGACGCCATGGCTTGGGTGGCTCGAGAGGTGCTGCCGCAACTCGGCTAA
- a CDS encoding TetR/AcrR family transcriptional regulator → MGTREDLLAAAKQCLAERGYARTTVRDIVAASGTNLAAINYHFGTRDKLLNQAMMESSADAVQQILESLPAHDAEDPAARLRDFLHQLITSFTENRALWSANAESLTQALHSPELRTEFGTAQAQARDGLSDFFGPGAQDPRIGAILQTMIGGLLIQHLVDPDQAPTATDITAGLRTLATLLPADGGT, encoded by the coding sequence GTGGGAACCCGAGAAGATCTGCTCGCCGCAGCCAAGCAGTGCCTGGCCGAACGCGGGTATGCGCGCACGACCGTGCGGGATATCGTGGCCGCCTCCGGCACGAATCTGGCCGCCATCAACTACCACTTCGGCACGCGCGACAAACTGCTCAACCAGGCGATGATGGAATCGAGCGCGGATGCGGTACAGCAGATCCTCGAATCACTGCCCGCGCACGATGCCGAGGATCCGGCCGCCCGCCTGCGCGATTTCCTGCACCAGTTGATCACCTCGTTCACCGAGAATCGCGCCCTCTGGTCGGCCAATGCCGAAAGCCTGACGCAGGCGCTGCACTCCCCCGAACTGCGCACCGAATTCGGCACCGCGCAGGCGCAGGCACGCGACGGACTATCCGACTTTTTCGGGCCTGGTGCGCAGGACCCGCGCATCGGCGCCATCCTGCAAACCATGATCGGCGGCCTGCTGATACAACACCTGGTCGACCCGGACCAGGCCCCCACCGCCACCGATATCACCGCGGGTCTGCGCACCCTCGCCACCCTGCTCCCAGCTGACGGCGGGACATAG
- a CDS encoding VOC family protein, with product MAEQTWPESLPVVQVRIARPTDRLVEVVRFYVEGLGLRELYRFENHAGYDGVMLGLPGTGYHLEFTTHVDGSPGDAPSAENLLVLYFSTETQMYDVAQRLGEFGVEPVPAENPYWAANGGLTFPDPDGWRVVLMPRPVF from the coding sequence ATGGCTGAGCAGACATGGCCCGAGTCGTTGCCGGTGGTCCAGGTTCGAATTGCCAGGCCCACCGATCGGTTGGTAGAGGTCGTGCGGTTCTACGTCGAGGGGTTGGGACTGCGCGAGCTCTACCGATTCGAAAATCACGCGGGCTACGACGGCGTGATGCTCGGATTGCCCGGGACCGGATATCACCTGGAGTTCACCACCCACGTGGACGGAAGTCCCGGCGATGCGCCGAGCGCGGAAAACCTGCTGGTGCTCTATTTCTCGACCGAAACCCAGATGTACGACGTCGCACAGCGCCTCGGTGAATTCGGGGTGGAGCCGGTGCCCGCCGAGAATCCGTATTGGGCGGCCAACGGCGGCTTGACCTTTCCGGATCCGGACGGTTGGCGAGTCGTTCTGATGCCGCGTCCGGTGTTCTGA
- a CDS encoding ZIP family metal transporter: MAILLALVSMCSTLVGGLVAVRIGDRKHLVLGLAAGVMLGVVFFDLLPEALEQSGDIVLGVPAALVATVGGFVTIHVIERAVAIHTGHEGEFGSHKHGFESVGLVAAAGLIFHSTLDGLGIGLGFQAGATVGIAVAIAVICHDFADGFNTFTITRLYGSAHRRALILLALDAIAPVIGAVIGTVIQVPAGTVGLYLGYFAGFLLYLATADILPEAHAEHPSRLTLACTVTGATFMLVVAALSH, translated from the coding sequence ATGGCGATTCTGCTTGCGCTGGTATCGATGTGCTCGACGCTGGTCGGCGGGCTGGTGGCGGTGCGGATCGGCGACCGCAAACATCTGGTGCTGGGGCTGGCGGCGGGGGTCATGTTGGGTGTGGTGTTCTTCGACCTGCTGCCGGAGGCATTGGAGCAGTCGGGGGATATCGTGCTCGGTGTCCCGGCGGCGCTCGTCGCCACCGTGGGCGGCTTTGTCACCATCCACGTCATCGAGCGCGCGGTCGCCATCCATACCGGCCATGAAGGCGAATTCGGTTCGCACAAGCACGGTTTCGAATCCGTCGGGCTGGTCGCGGCGGCCGGGCTGATCTTCCACAGCACCCTCGACGGTCTCGGCATCGGATTGGGTTTCCAAGCTGGAGCCACCGTCGGCATCGCGGTCGCCATCGCCGTCATCTGTCACGACTTCGCCGACGGCTTCAACACTTTCACCATCACCAGGCTGTACGGCTCTGCCCACAGACGCGCATTGATCCTGCTCGCCCTGGACGCCATCGCCCCCGTCATCGGTGCGGTAATCGGCACCGTCATCCAGGTTCCGGCCGGGACCGTCGGCCTCTACCTCGGCTATTTCGCCGGATTCCTGCTCTACCTCGCCACCGCCGACATCCTCCCCGAGGCCCACGCCGAACACCCGTCTCGCCTGACCCTGGCCTGTACCGTCACCGGCGCGACGTTCATGCTCGTCGTGGCCGCGCTCAGCCACTGA
- a CDS encoding TetR/AcrR family transcriptional regulator, with product MPGRTRDDRIDTAVLAAARELLDENGYAELSIGQVAARAGLHRPAIYRRWPSKRHLVVDVVADLLGLQPTPNTGDLRADLTIAMRNLVAALCDTSLSHVLPALVADLANDPDLRAHFLATVFEPRRRTTAIALESAIHRGEIDPGIDLDFVLDTVAAPIYYRALFGHLPLTETLADQSVDAVLRAIAR from the coding sequence ATGCCGGGACGCACGCGCGACGACCGCATCGACACCGCGGTACTCGCCGCAGCGCGAGAGCTGTTGGACGAGAACGGTTATGCCGAACTGTCCATCGGCCAGGTGGCGGCCAGAGCCGGTCTGCACCGCCCGGCGATCTACCGCCGCTGGCCCTCCAAACGCCACCTCGTTGTCGATGTCGTCGCCGACCTGCTGGGTTTGCAACCAACACCGAACACCGGTGACCTGCGTGCCGATCTAACTATCGCGATGCGCAATCTCGTTGCCGCACTATGCGATACCTCGCTGAGCCATGTGTTGCCCGCGTTGGTAGCGGATCTCGCCAACGACCCGGATCTACGCGCGCATTTCCTGGCGACGGTCTTCGAACCACGCAGGCGAACCACCGCGATCGCCCTGGAGTCGGCAATCCATCGAGGCGAGATCGATCCGGGTATCGATCTCGATTTCGTCCTCGACACGGTCGCCGCCCCGATCTACTACCGCGCCCTCTTCGGCCACCTGCCGCTGACCGAAACCCTCGCCGACCAGTCGGTCGATGCTGTGCTGCGCGCAATCGCTCGCTGA
- the metE gene encoding 5-methyltetrahydropteroyltriglutamate--homocysteine S-methyltransferase, with amino-acid sequence MVNVQDGYGSSILGYPRIGPHRELKRALEGYWRGGVSRDELLAVGRDIQERHYNGLAATGLTQVPGNTFSFYDHILDNALLFGAVPARFKPYQDELHPLDFYFLMARGRPDLPPLELVRFFGTNYHYRQPELDENTEFSLHPEALLDEWDRAKAGDIELRPVVVGPVSLLLLSKAGHIPGETGGFDTLSLLDKLLPVYEELFEILAKRGSTCVQLDEPCFTSERTPAELAAFERAYQRLSTSALRPRMLVTGQYGDFGEALRILAETNVEAIGLDLASYRIQPEELAEIPGIRRKRLYAGVISGVNVWRADRYVTLEYLNELAKVCPDLVVSTGTTLLHVPYDVLAEYDIEGNVADRLAFARQKVGEVVSLAKALTEGPSDKWRKRPTEVHFKQKHAVRQRVYAITPDMRSREPYEVRREAQQRKLNLPPVPATTLGSFPQTNKIRQARYDLGQGKLSYDEYRKKIEAEIEATIRLQEDIGLDVLVHGEHERNDMIQYFAELLDGFATTHFGWVQVYGSRCVRPPIIYGDVSRPAPMSVEWISYAQSLTDKPVKGMVTGPVTMIARSFVRQDQPLFETADQVALAIRDEVVDLERAGISIIQVDEPAIRELLPMRPQGRAEYLRWAVAAFRLATSGVKPETQIHTHIGYSGRTEVVDAIEELDADVTAIVATRSIEWVLKALREDFASGHGLSHGVGPGVYESRSARIPDIDELDELLTAAAEAVSPERLWANPDGGLKTRHYWQLEPSLRNMVAAARRVRRRATPTE; translated from the coding sequence ATGGTCAACGTTCAGGACGGTTACGGGTCGAGCATTCTCGGCTACCCGAGGATCGGGCCGCATCGGGAACTCAAGCGGGCCCTCGAGGGCTATTGGCGTGGTGGGGTTTCTCGCGACGAACTGCTCGCGGTCGGGCGCGATATCCAGGAGCGGCATTACAACGGGTTGGCCGCCACCGGTCTGACCCAGGTGCCGGGCAACACCTTCTCCTTCTACGACCACATTCTCGACAATGCGCTGCTGTTCGGTGCGGTGCCCGCGCGATTCAAGCCGTACCAGGACGAGCTGCATCCGCTGGACTTCTACTTCCTGATGGCGCGCGGTCGTCCGGATCTGCCGCCGCTGGAGCTGGTGCGGTTCTTCGGTACGAATTACCACTACCGCCAGCCCGAACTCGACGAGAACACCGAATTCTCGCTGCACCCAGAGGCTTTGCTCGACGAATGGGATCGCGCCAAGGCCGGTGATATCGAGCTGCGCCCGGTGGTCGTCGGCCCGGTGTCGCTGCTGTTGCTGTCCAAGGCGGGCCATATCCCCGGTGAGACAGGCGGTTTCGACACGCTCAGCCTGTTGGACAAGCTGCTTCCGGTGTACGAGGAGCTGTTCGAAATCCTCGCCAAGCGCGGGTCCACCTGTGTGCAGTTGGACGAGCCGTGCTTCACCAGCGAGCGCACTCCTGCGGAACTCGCCGCGTTCGAGCGTGCGTACCAACGACTTTCGACCTCGGCGCTGCGGCCACGCATGCTCGTCACCGGGCAGTACGGCGATTTCGGTGAGGCGCTGCGCATTCTGGCCGAGACCAATGTCGAGGCCATCGGCCTGGATCTGGCCAGTTATCGGATCCAGCCGGAAGAGCTCGCCGAGATTCCCGGCATTCGACGTAAGCGCTTGTACGCGGGCGTGATCAGCGGTGTCAATGTCTGGCGCGCGGACCGTTATGTGACACTGGAATACCTCAACGAGCTGGCCAAGGTGTGCCCCGATCTCGTGGTGTCCACCGGCACGACGCTGCTGCACGTGCCCTATGACGTGCTCGCCGAATACGATATCGAGGGCAATGTCGCGGACCGCCTAGCCTTCGCCAGGCAGAAGGTGGGCGAGGTGGTTTCGCTCGCCAAGGCACTTACCGAGGGGCCCTCGGACAAGTGGCGCAAGCGGCCCACCGAGGTGCACTTCAAGCAGAAACACGCGGTGCGGCAACGGGTTTACGCGATCACGCCCGATATGCGCTCGCGCGAACCGTACGAGGTGCGCCGCGAAGCACAGCAGCGCAAGCTGAATCTGCCGCCGGTGCCCGCGACCACGCTCGGTTCCTTCCCGCAGACGAACAAGATTCGTCAGGCCCGCTACGACCTGGGCCAGGGCAAACTGTCCTACGACGAATACCGCAAGAAGATCGAGGCCGAGATCGAGGCCACGATCCGCCTGCAGGAGGACATCGGCCTCGATGTGCTCGTGCACGGTGAGCACGAGCGCAACGACATGATCCAGTACTTCGCCGAGCTGCTCGACGGCTTCGCGACCACCCACTTCGGCTGGGTGCAGGTGTACGGATCCCGTTGTGTGCGACCGCCGATCATCTATGGTGACGTTTCACGGCCCGCGCCGATGTCGGTCGAGTGGATCAGCTATGCCCAGTCGCTGACCGATAAACCGGTCAAGGGCATGGTCACCGGTCCGGTCACCATGATCGCGCGTTCGTTCGTGCGGCAGGATCAGCCGCTGTTCGAGACCGCTGATCAGGTCGCGCTGGCCATTCGCGATGAGGTCGTGGATCTGGAACGGGCCGGGATCTCGATCATCCAGGTCGACGAGCCCGCCATTCGCGAGCTGCTACCCATGCGTCCGCAGGGGCGCGCCGAATATCTGCGGTGGGCGGTCGCGGCATTCCGTCTGGCCACCTCTGGTGTCAAGCCGGAGACCCAGATCCACACGCATATCGGCTATTCCGGTCGCACAGAGGTGGTCGACGCGATCGAGGAGCTCGATGCCGATGTCACCGCGATCGTGGCGACCCGCTCGATCGAATGGGTGTTGAAGGCGCTCAGGGAAGACTTCGCATCGGGTCACGGCCTGAGTCACGGCGTCGGTCCCGGTGTCTACGAGAGCCGTTCGGCGCGGATCCCGGATATCGATGAGCTCGACGAATTGCTCACGGCCGCAGCCGAAGCCGTTAGTCCGGAACGCCTGTGGGCGAATCCGGACGGCGGACTCAAGACCCGGCACTACTGGCAGCTGGAGCCCTCGCTGCGCAATATGGTCGCGGCCGCGCGCCGTGTTCGTCGGCGGGCAACGCCGACGGAGTAA
- a CDS encoding 3-hydroxybutyryl-CoA dehydrogenase — protein MSSEKIQRVGIIGAGQMGAGIAEVCARAHIDVLVYEQTRELAAAGRARILRSLDRGVSSGKITEREREQAAWRLRFTSDLGDFADRQLVVEAVLEDEKVKTAIFSELDKVVTDPDAVLASNTSSIPIMKIAVATANPERVVGMHFFNPVPVLPLVELVTTLKTSEAVSARAEGFAGDVLGKQVVRSADRSGFVVNALLVPYLLSAIRMVESGFATKEDVDKAMVLGCAHPMGPLALTDLVGLDTVKSIADSMYQEFKEPLYSAPPLLMRMVEAGLLGKKTGTGFYQYKV, from the coding sequence GTGAGCAGCGAGAAGATTCAGCGCGTCGGCATCATCGGTGCCGGACAGATGGGTGCAGGAATCGCGGAGGTGTGTGCGCGGGCGCATATCGACGTGCTCGTCTACGAACAGACTCGGGAGCTAGCCGCGGCAGGTCGCGCCCGCATCCTGCGCTCGCTCGACCGCGGCGTCAGCAGCGGCAAGATCACCGAGCGCGAGCGCGAACAGGCCGCATGGCGGCTGCGGTTCACCTCCGACCTCGGCGATTTCGCCGACCGCCAGCTGGTGGTCGAGGCGGTGCTCGAGGACGAGAAGGTCAAGACCGCCATCTTCTCCGAACTCGACAAGGTGGTCACCGATCCGGACGCCGTGCTGGCCTCCAACACCTCCTCCATCCCGATCATGAAGATCGCTGTCGCCACCGCCAACCCGGAGCGGGTGGTCGGCATGCACTTCTTCAACCCGGTGCCGGTGCTGCCGCTGGTCGAGCTGGTCACCACACTGAAGACCAGTGAAGCGGTATCCGCACGGGCCGAGGGTTTCGCCGGCGATGTGCTCGGCAAGCAGGTCGTGCGCTCGGCCGACCGCTCCGGTTTCGTGGTGAACGCGCTGCTGGTGCCGTACCTGCTCTCGGCCATCCGGATGGTCGAATCCGGCTTCGCCACCAAGGAAGACGTCGACAAGGCGATGGTGCTCGGCTGTGCCCACCCGATGGGTCCGCTGGCGCTCACCGACCTGGTCGGCCTCGACACCGTCAAGTCCATCGCCGACTCCATGTACCAGGAGTTCAAGGAGCCGCTGTATTCGGCGCCGCCGCTGCTGATGCGCATGGTCGAGGCCGGTCTGCTCGGCAAGAAGACCGGCACGGGCTTCTACCAGTACAAGGTCTGA